Part of the Vulpes vulpes isolate BD-2025 chromosome 13, VulVul3, whole genome shotgun sequence genome, tcaggttctgcactcagcacggagtctgcttctctccctctgtctctccctctgctccctctctttctctaaaataaataaatcttaaaaaaatgaaatattaaaaactgtTCATGTGTTTTACAGTACTGGTACTTTACCTACATTATACATGTAAAATTTAAGTGagataaagatgaaatgaaattattactttaaaaattttactttaccTAATGTTATAAGAAATTTTTGTTAAAGTCGCAGAAATACTTTTACTAAAACCAGTATTGTTGACTatactttctagatttttttttttttttttaagatttacttattttagagagtgctTGCACAGGTGTATGAGTTGGGGagctagagggagagggaaaggtcTCCAttgtttgagtttattttaaaaaggtgtttaTTCTTCACATTGTTAAAATGCCACCTTTACCTGAAGAGGCAGATTAGTATCTGCtggaaagatacagaaaatagtgGTTTACTAGTCTCCTCTTTGGAAGCGAAAACTAGGAGGCTTGCTTGCTGGCTCAGCGTAGGATAGATGCATGTGGGGAGATAACATGGTTATCTTCATAGAAGGGACTGTCATTGGGAGAGTGCCTACATCAAATAAAGCCTTGTTGCATGTAGTTTTACtatgaaaaatcaaaaaaagaaagttcaaaaagaaaaggatatattAGGCAGCTGATATAGTactgcttgttttttttataaaagaaaaaagaataagttttCTTGGTTTAAAAACTCTTTTAACTCTGCCATTGAGATATAAGAACAGATACCTATATGATAGTTTTTTGCCTACTGCCTGTCTAATTTCTGTTAATGTGTCTGCTGTTGAAAGAtcttatttctataaaattgaCCACTTTGATGAAATTCTGTAAGGCATAAGTGACAGTCTCCATctgggatatatgcacccttccCTCTGAATTTCTCTGAGACTGCATATAACATATGGCTCTGGCATAGGGTCCCATTGAGGATGTCATATTGTTCTGTATATTAAATGTTGGAAAGCCTATTTCCTTTTTGAGAAATATGAACATAATgaacatttaaatgttttcttagacCTACTCTACTTTGGAGGCCGCAGCTTTAAACCATATTCTGTGACAAGTCAAAAAGTTCACAAATTCTTGCTTCTATCCCACCCTTCAAAAACCTAGTAAGCTAGGTAGAAGAGTCTCTTTGAAAGTCTGAAGAACGTGGGGAAATACCATGCTAGGGATTTAAGATAATTCTGCAAAATTCTATATTCTCTACCTATTTGTAACTACATCAATTAATTTTAAAGGATGTGAATAAGGATTTAATAAGCAATTTTCTAaccagaatttatttaaaaactaattaagGCCACAATTATTTCATAGTTTAGAACTATTTGaagttgcctttttcttttttttagagagagggcatGTATGTGCaggggaggagcggagggagagggagagagtaccTCAAGCAGggtccacacccagcatgggagCCTACATGGGTCCgtatctcacaaacctgagatgatgacctgagccaaaatcaagagttggacccttaactgactgagccacccaggcatcctgaagttcaggcttttaaaacaaaatcagactAGTGATTTTCATTAGTGATTCAACTTAATGAGTCTGTAATGTACTTTATTACTTGAGGTATTAACTTTTCCCCTTCTATGCTTCTTAGTAATAGGAGTGAAACATCTACATCTGATAACACAGAAACTTATCAAGAGAATACAAGGTAAACTTTTGAAAATTCTGCTACTTTAGTAAATATCTGTCActttataatagatttttttaaataaaatttttttattcaatgaaatCATCAGACATAATGCTAGATTAGCAGTTAAGAAATAAATGCCACAGATGCTTTTACAGATCACGTTAAATTAGAATAGTCTAGCTCTCCTTTTTCACTGTGGTCCGGTTTCTTCCATGAATAATTTAGGTAGAGTTGTCCTTTGCTGAAATTCTGAGGTATTAAACTTCAGTGATGCATGATCctcaaaatgttttgaaatgttgATCATTCTGATGATTGatgcttttgtttttcacttttcctaTGAATTTTGTACGTTAGATTCCTAGACACTGAGATAGACTAAAGATCTGAGTTTGATGGgagtctttttaaaagttttgagtTCTTAGATATGGGTTTTCTAAACTGTGACACCACAGGATATTTACAACTTTCAAGGGAGTTACAGTGACATCTGTTGGCCTTATCTGAATGACTAAACTTAACTTTTTAGGATGTAACAgctaggtttgtttttgtttaggcCAAAGGCACcataaaaaaaatgtactgagaTATTTTAAGGGTACTGTAAATTGAGATTGTTTGGAAACATCTGTTGTAGATCATTTACTGAAAATAGTTTTTTCAAAATGAGGGAATCTTTGAATAATCTAATAAgtataacttaaaaaaaggacaataatTGTCCAAAGAATGGGAAAGcatcatttttatgttttgatttcAAAGTAAgtacatttcatttaaatttattttatagttctggGCATCCTACCTTTAAGTGTCCCTTGTGTCAAGAATCAAATTTTACCAGACAACGTTTACTGGATCACTGTAACAGTAATCACCTATTTCAAATAGTTCCTGTGGTAAGTACCCATATTTAAGACAGTCTTCTGCTTAAATATGTCGTTGCATTTATTTCACTTCATGTGTACAAGGAAAAGTAGTTGATTTAAATTTCAATGGGGCATTATCATTTTTGTCAACAAAAAGATAGTTTTTTGTCAACAGAAACATTAATGCCTGTGAAGCAGAATGAGatatttaaaattccagtaaCTCACTTATAAAAAGGGAGATGCTTACTGTAAGGGTAATATAGGAGAACAGCCTGGAGGAAAGTAAAATCGTGAAAGGTGAACTGGGGATTTTCATTTGAGGAGTGGCAGAACCAGACTCTGTTGGAGCTTCTTGATTTCTTAGTCTATAGGATGCAGGCAACTGGATCTGGTCTGATGGCTCTGCTGCAGGTAAATACACTTACAAATAAGAATAAAGTCAGCAGGTATTTTTAATTGTATCCTTGCAGAATCTAGTATATGAATGCATAAagcatggaaggaaaagaaacatacTTTTTGATGCATACATATCTTTTTGATGCCATTTTGAGGCTGTGTAAGAAAGGGGTGAGATCTTTTTGATGAATGAGGGAGACAGAGTGGAATGCAGGATTCCAGCATTGTGTTAATGGTCCTACAAGCCCTCTTTTGGAACATGAGTCACACAGGTAAGTGATATCAACTGTGAATGGAACAGGAGAAACTGAGCTGGaagagagatttctttttcagCTGTACATTTTGATATATAAGTATTTTCTTCAGACATGAGTAGtaggaaaattttataaataaaaaggattataggTATTTCTAagtggttttatttgtttatactAGAAAAAGTTGTGAAAGAATATGCTTCAGTATCTATTGAGGCTGCCTTAAACTCTTACATAGCACTAAGGGAAACACACCACCTACTTTGCTCATTAGGGGAGGGTCAGTTACTGTTCAGTAAACAAATACAATTGCCAAAGATGtctccaggaaaaaaatcttacgtttaagatatttcatttcttttatattacaTTGGCAAATTTTTGTTTCTGCATGATTTTCAGCACAGCATGAACTTTGGCTAGAAAGTTGTAAAAGTTCccaaaattttcttctaatttcattTGAATGTACCATCCATTCACTTTTTAGTGTGTCCTTCATTTGAAACCTTAAGGATATAATTTAAAGTTTacttcactttcattttatttataaataaaattaagctaaTAATTATAGTTTTGTGGCTCAAATGAGATTACATACTGGTTAATGATAGCTATGATTGGTATTATTAAGCTTGGGTGTGATGTTTCTGTTCAAACAGTTGTGTAGTTGGCAATTTAAGTAACAATATATAagatctgtatttttattgtgttgtGTTAATATAATTTATCTGAGGTAATTTGATTAGGAAATGATTTTATCCTGAAATTTGGATCTTAGAAATGgttttcatgtaaatattttcagtaacATAAGCCTGTGTTGTTTTAATACTTTCAATAATTAGTatgtttgattatttttcattattttttacttaaacatTCTGTTTCTCATAGACATGTCCTATTTGTGTGTCTCTTCCTTGGGGAGATCCTAGCCAGATTACTAGAAATTTCGTTAGTCATCTAAATCAAAGACATCAGTTTGATTATGGAGAATTTGTGGTAAGTGAAATTCTTTAAGCTTAAGAAAGTACCCTATAAATATTCAAGTTAAATTAACTTTTTCGATCTAGACTTGAGTTTTGAGACAAGTTGCTGTATCATACTGGATGGTTATAGAGCAAGTTCTGTTGTTTTTACAATAATATAggtgtttttataataataatttggcTTGTGAGAAGTGGTGAAAATTGAATTTACTGTTCACCTCCTATACTAGAGGGATAATTAACATAAGAAGAGCAAACCCCTAGATTGACAAAATGATGATTTATATGAAAACTGTCTAGATTTAAGGGATAGTTGTACCAAGTGCTTATAGAAGTAAAATTGGTACAACAGATGAAGGAGAATGTATTTCTCATGTAGTATAAGTTGCTTATTATAACAGAGTTCTCATATCTACATGTGagacacattctttttaaaaatgaggaaacttaattattaaataaagccAAGTTGAGTAGAGTCTGGTCTTAGATGATGGCTTTAACAGGGCATGAGGGaagttatataatataaaaacagatCCCTAAATCAAAACATGGGGTTACTTTATACCTCCCAAATgtgtcatgattttttaaaaaaaattagatgactttttttttttgaaattacattttattcaACTTGAATGAATTAAAACCATACCAATTCAGTATTAATCCTGACAAAGAATGGCTGACACTTGTTTTCCAGTTTAGGTAAGCACAGGCAATATGCAATTCTGACAGTGGCATGCacagaatttacatttttctcttttctaattttctccattgttaaaattatatcaggcttgataaatgcttttctattttgtggaatttacatgtttattagtcatactgttttaaaataacaactcAAACGTAAAATTCAAGtgtacttttataattttagcatttttatgaaATACTTGTAGATTCTTAAATTCTCACTTTAAGAAAGTTTACTGTGGAGAACTatgatttggaaaaacaaaaatatattttatgaaccACTTTTGACTTAATTGTCCAGTTCTATTATGCCACAAAAGagtatgtaattttaattatttaagattaAATAATCTCAAGTGGAAGCCTATTTTAAAGCAAACCCATAGGACATAACTGATAGCAAGTAGAATTAAGTGAAGAATGGGAGTATAACTAAGATTGATGAGCTGTAGTTTTTAGCTTCATGTTATGAATAAGCTGCTATTCAGTTCTCTTCATTCAgtaaatgcttattttctttaaaatgaatttgttgggattcctgggtggcccagcagcttagcgccgccttcagcccagggcatgatcctggagacccagaatcgagtcctgcatcatcacggctccctgcgtggagcctgcttctccagagggaagcttctccctgtgtctctgcctctctctctctctgtctctctctctctctctctctctgtgtctctcatgaataaataaataaaatcttaaaaaaaaaataaaatgaatttgtttttagACACTTGGCACTCTTTTCTAGCGATGACagaatttattatcatttataattGTGGGTTACCTTTACCTATACTTTTAATTAATAACCTCATCATAAGGCACTGTAACTCTCAAATTTCATTCTCTGCTGATCCCATTTGAGAATAAttgataaaaattattcttaattaatTACAACTGAACTTAATTACTAAAGTTCAAGTatttaagtcatattttaaaGGATAGTGTATATATTGTAATGTAAATATAAACCATTTCAAGTGTGTGTAATGTATTGGGCAAAGTATTGAGTAGTTGAGtatgtttttttcatattgaCATGttaatgttgttgtttttagaatcTTCAGCTAGATGAGGAAACCCAGTATCAAACTGCTGTTGAAGAATCTTTTCAAGTAAACATCTGAAGGCTATAGACATCTCTGCATCTTTGTACCTGCAAGTGCCATCTTTAAGGGGAAAACTACATGAAGTCACCGTTTCAGTAACTTGATGTGtatattaataaaagtaattCAGTCTATTgatttaggtttttaattaaaaaataaagatgggctGTCTAAAAGCTTCATCTTATTGATAAGTTAAAAATTGAAAGTTAGGACATATCTTTGAAATTCTGAAAGGATTATATTTCATTAATGTAATGAAAAAAAGGGATTCCCTGTTGTACTTAGCTTTTTTATATTACACATTCTTGAATTTTTCCTTATGTTGCTTTTGAAATTTGGTGCAGTTCTTCCCATTGATGTTCTTGTACACAGGTAACACACAGTAGATGTGATTGATATAAACCTACCAAATCTGAGCCAGTTATCAGAGTTGCAGAATGGAGACTTGAAGTGCTAAATGAAACAatccaaaggaaattttttaataCAGATTCTAGCTGAAGAATTCAACTAtaagaaaattgtatttatataatgtttagtATTTTTGAAGACTAGTGagatttctttaataattataactttaaaaaatgaaagttcattGTAAAGATACTCCCTTTTTGCTTTAGAaggaaatactaagaaaaaatttatttcttaagtggGCGGTTGGTAATTTCAAATCCTGTTTGGCTAATTTGTAAGCCTAAAGTATATTAAGCTGAATTATAGCTCTTTGGCCTCAGAATTTTCAATAGCCAGTATTTCTCTTTAGCTAAGATGAAACTTTTATTAGAAACTTTCAGTTGGTGATATCATAGTCTACATGTATATTTAAATGAGAGGTTTGGCTTCATCTCAGTTTAGAAATTCATCCAAAGCTaaagatgtatatgtatatatgcatacacttTTGTAtgtgtctatacacacacacgtatgcatgCAATTTGTCAGGTtatatacagaatttttattaaaattttaaaaatggacaagcAATATGGAATTGAAGTATTTATctgatttgattaaaattttatatatcaccaaatttttagaaagtaataataaaatgctaAGTGGTCTAGTTGGCTACTATTACACCTTAAAAGTtgaatttacacacacacataattaccTTGTTTATATGGTGCTCATTTGTTACTCTCAAAGGTAATGCATGACTATGAAGTAATGAGAATGGGTGCTATCAGCCACTCTTTTTCACTACTCCTTAGTCAAAACTGGGTTTGTTCTTagtatttattaatgaaaatcacaaaataacTTGTACTAGAAGGCTTAAATCACAGAATAAAAGAGGAAGAGTATATTAGCTGACATTCCATACTAATATTCATTGTTTAcgctttctttaaaataactaaaagaacataaaagaaaatctcaaaagtaGTTTGCtgctaatatatacatatattgtacGAAAGGgtatattttggttttgttaaaacCCTTGTTGACTTTTCtacagtgaacattttttttaacttgatttaataaaaatgttaattttggaaGTGGagttttgtaaaaatgtttttcagtcaAACAGTAATAACTATGGGTAGAAATAACAATCACCAAAAAAGCCATACATCTTGATGAACATATGCCTTTGTTCTGTCATTCGAAAGAGTGATGTTTACTATGTGCTTGAACATTTTCTCTGCAGTTACATGAGTGTAATTGTAAGAATAGCTGTTTaatgaactcttttttaaaagatttttgacCATAGGTTTTTCCAGTTTAAAGCAATAACTTTACTACTTTCTTTCAAAGTGAATACTTCGAGTATATCAAGTTTTAAACCATTCTGAGATTTGAGAGTTTCTTTAAAGCAAAATTGTAGTAGAGATCATCTTGATGAAATTGTGTTTTGAAGTTTGTGGATTAGTTAAATATCAATAATAGTCTTGTGTGTCTTTCCTATAAACGTTTTCATAAGGAAAATATTGACTATTTGCTATTATCTGGGAATTCCTCAGTATggaaatgtttgtttaaaatctCACCTTTTGTCAGTGGATTAGGAATAGGGACAGGCTTTACAGATTTACAGTTTAAATTCATGAAAAGTGaacttattcttatttttaatatgcttataGCTGAGTCAGAATAAAGGAGGGAAACTATTGATTTCTGATAACCTAAATTTCACAATACCACTTATAGGAAAGCTATTTCCCTCAGCAAATTACAGTTTATGTTGTTAAACAGAGTCTTATTTGAGatgtattgctttatttttcaattaaaagtgGTTTTCTCCTACTTGTGTGTCTAATTAAAATTTTGTCTAGAGGCAAACATGAtaacatttaattctcataactcACCCTGGAAGACATGTAGGAGATAACCCGTTATTTTGCACTTCAAAAAGTAGATAGGGGAAAGCTACCACATGCCGATGCTATATGTTGAATTTAACTTTATAAacctattttatctttatttcaagTGTTAATCAACTCATAAGGCTATTTTGTCAAGTGTTTATGCAACAAGATTTTCAAGTCCTATTAGCAACGAGGCAGAAAAGTAGTTAAGTGGTTAATAAACACTTTTATATGGAGAAGTTACCCTTAAGTAAGATATCAGAGTTGTAAGAACAACTAAATACAATGTTGCTAAATACAATGTCATATACCTTTTGGGCTGCTTAATAAGTACTAATTATGACCTTCATTGAATCCTGACTTTTATAGAAATCCATTAAGGCTGCTACTCAAAAGAATAAACCTTTTGAGGAGGTGATGACATTTTAGCCTTTGTGACCCAGAAAACATGTAAATACATGTAGAATAAAATTCATgatagaaatatgaataaagtaaTCATTCCATGATTCGACTTAGTGTCAATATAATTTTCTGATTATGcaatacaattttgaaaaaaattgtggaATAGAAAGGAGttacattaagaaattaaaagaatataggAGCCTCAAGAAAATGAGTATTACCACTTCCATCCCCTCCAAATATGACAGCAATTGTCCAAATCTGGGATTGAGGTGACagtcaccacacacacatacacacaccccaaaataagaaagataatgtGTGTATTCCATTACGAACTTAACTGACAAACTTGCATTAAACTAGACCACagtttattgtgtttatttatttatttatttatttttagtttactgTATTTAATAGAAGTTCTTGAGAGTGTAATGGTGAAGGATTTACCGTTACAGAATTCAAAATGAGCAGGGCACGAAACTGAATGTGGAGGAGACCTAGTCATCTGAATTACAGCCattctatatatatagagagaaggaaCACATGAAATGTGAATGAAGAAATTTCATACTTGTCAACGTGGCAAAATAATGCATGATCGTGTGCACAAAGTGAATGATAGCCCTTAGATCAAGACAAAACATTACTAGAATCCCATAAATACCCTTATTTTGGCTTGCAGTCAAACTCGTCACCACCACTAATTTTTAATACCACAGGTAGTTTTGCCTACTTTTATACTTGATAGAAAAGAAAGCACACAATAAAAATTCTATCTGGCTGtttttgctcaacattattattttttaagattttatctattcatgagagacacagagaaagaggcagagacacaggcagagggagaagcaggctccatgcagggaactcgatgtgggactcaatcccgggactccaggatcacaccctgggccgaaggcaggcgttaaaccactcagccactcagggatccccctgctcAACATTATTTTAAGGTATTAATATGCaggttttaatttatatgtaggtttaatttaattaatatataggtTTTAATATGTGACTTGTCTTTTGTGCAGAacagaaaagctaaaataaaaagcctttgtgAATGTTAGATCTATTCCAAGTGATTGATGTATGTTGTTGGCACTCGCAGATGCCAGATACAGGTGAAAACTAAGAACTGGCTGGCCGTCCTTACTCAATAACTGGGAAAGATGGATGAAGAGAGTAGCCCCTGACCTTTCTCCTCAGCTGCATGGAGGAGGTTCTTGCCAGGGCATTTTGCAGGCAGCAGATTTTACTAAAAGTAAGGACTCTATTTCCTGGAAATTGAGTCTAATGTTACCAATAGAAACTTAAAGAGGAGTTACACTgaatacaaaagaaggaaaactgaaaatgtttaaaacaaccAAGCCTATAGTTTCTTGGGTTAGAATGGTTTTGATGATTCTGTGGTTTGGTACTTAACATGGTTTTAGACAAATTACTCAGCCTCTCACCTCTATGATTTGTGAAGACTGAGTAAGCTAATATACAAAGTGCTTGTTACGTTTACTCTTCCCATGTGTTCAGTCCATGTATACCAGTTGTTTATATCTGGCAAGTCTCTCGATAAGTCTTGCCAGGAAAGCCTGGGgtaatgtatttttcctttcagaatatAGATCCTAATTGGTTATTAGTTTTTATTATCCTAAACTTTTGCAGGAAAACCTGATACATTTTTTTGTCTCCAAGAAGTACAAATGCTCCAGATAAGGaggaattctaaataaaataatatatcttttagAATAATCCTTATAAAGAATAATCAGTTGATACTCATACTAAGTAAGTAATCAAATGTAGGCCCAGGATTTATTGATGAGAAATTTATTTAGCCtgttctctccctgtccctgttTTATTGAGATTTAGTTGATATACAGCACTGTAGAAGTTTAAAGTGTATAACATAATGGCTGATTGGCcaattgtgaaatgattaccacagtaagtttagttaacacctatctatacatacaaaaaaaaaagagggtttttttccttgtaatgaaAACTCTTGTGATTTACTCTAACTTTCAAAGACCATACAGCAATGTTAACTATAGTCCTCATGTTGTGCATTATGACCGACTTTATTTTAAACATGCCTAGTTCTTAGCCAATAACTAACATGAAGAAACTTGCTGTCTAGAAGAAAACTTACTTTGCAATATTAACAAATCACTTGAATAGTTTATATATCATCACTTGAATAGCTTATATAGATAGGTTTATCTAGGTTATTCAGTAGTCttaaagggtttatttttttaaagattttatttattcatgagaggacacagaaagagaggcagagacacaggcagagggaggagaagcaggctccatgcaaggagcctcatgtgggactccaggatcacaccctgagccaaaggcagacgctcaaccactgagccacccatgtgtccctcttAAAGGGTTTAC contains:
- the RNF138 gene encoding E3 ubiquitin-protein ligase RNF138 isoform X2; the protein is MAEELSAATSYTEDDFYCPVCQEVLKTPVRTAACQHVNRSETSTSDNTETYQENTSSGHPTFKCPLCQESNFTRQRLLDHCNSNHLFQIVPVTCPICVSLPWGDPSQITRNFVSHLNQRHQFDYGEFVNLQLDEETQYQTAVEESFQVNI